Proteins encoded within one genomic window of Halocatena marina:
- a CDS encoding glycosyltransferase family 2 protein produces the protein MVTDLSVETETLDLDLDATVVVPAYNERAFIGRTLDALAGQDADVIVVAGGDDGTEAIARSHPATTHVIEDTDESGPAVARNRGARAAESAVVCFTDADTVVPQKWVTRHLRHYRDPNVVGVGGPQQPLDGSLTDDVLFTLLSDWWYRLSWPLGFVQASGNNCSYRRKPFLEAGGFDESLSFVEDTDCSLRMSDRGTVVFDLTATVETSVRRQSEMGYLGLFLTYMIGYSRYALGHDPGGEYFQDR, from the coding sequence ATGGTCACGGACCTGAGTGTGGAAACCGAGACTCTCGATCTGGATCTCGATGCCACAGTCGTGGTTCCAGCGTACAACGAGCGCGCCTTCATCGGACGGACGCTCGACGCTCTGGCCGGACAGGACGCCGACGTGATCGTCGTCGCAGGTGGCGACGACGGGACCGAGGCAATCGCGCGATCGCACCCAGCAACAACCCACGTCATCGAGGATACAGACGAGAGTGGTCCTGCTGTCGCCCGAAACCGAGGAGCACGCGCTGCCGAGAGTGCAGTTGTCTGCTTCACCGATGCTGATACGGTTGTCCCACAAAAGTGGGTCACACGACACCTGCGCCACTACCGTGATCCGAATGTGGTTGGGGTAGGAGGGCCACAGCAACCGCTTGATGGCAGTCTCACCGATGACGTGTTGTTCACACTCCTCTCGGATTGGTGGTATCGTCTCTCGTGGCCGCTCGGATTTGTCCAAGCGAGCGGGAACAACTGCAGCTATCGCCGGAAACCGTTTCTCGAAGCTGGGGGATTCGACGAATCATTATCGTTTGTCGAAGACACCGACTGCTCGCTACGAATGTCTGATCGTGGGACGGTGGTGTTCGACCTCACCGCAACTGTCGAAACCTCCGTCCGCCGCCAATCCGAAATGGGCTATCTCGGCCTCTTTCTCACGTATATGATCGGATACAGTCGATACGCACTCGGACACGATCCCGGTGGGGAATATTTTCAGGATCGGTGA
- a CDS encoding cbb3-type cytochrome c oxidase subunit I produces MSEDSRHTDSADGADVQTDGGHAHRGEQPTDIDSTVRDFFTRDTLPPMSSVKRWLLTTNHKDVGILYVVTSLFFLIFGGVLALLMRVELLTPTADVLSEAGYNQAVSIHGLIMIFWFLSPFAFGFANYIVPLQIGAKDLAFPRLNSLSYWLYLFSGILLGVSFFQGTSFSGGWTMYAPLSVPTYMPNIGPTTTILSLLLFVISVTVSSVNFLTTLHRMRAEGMTLRRMPLFTWSILLTVWMMLFAFAALLAALLILSSDRLLATTYFTAPDTPGALLWTHLFWFFGHPEVYIVFFPALGVMAETFQTFTGRRLVGRKWFIVSMLLVALQSFLVWMHHMFLTSINLQVKTLFMLTTIGISLPFDVMVFALIYTMVKGRIRFTTPFLFSFGALLIFIIGGITGVFLGAVVLDYQLRGTYWVVAHFHYVMVGGVTALIGGLFYWYPKITGRMYNRRLGKATFGLFFIGFNLLYFPMFAAWNTPRRVFEYPASLTPWHQLATVGGFILGISFLLVIWNLYWSLWNGEKVEGNPWRYASTAEWAVPSPPPLENFPGIPSYRSGSLDFLDRISTTQATDGGADPESLTDGGNSELTTSDSSELTTSDTHDHHDSHASPWPFFIGVASFFFFLGLSGIHQGGVYTASVALGLVLGAVSLLGFGMESFHVSEPALGERWPFDGIENTKLGVWIFLASDVVLFGAFIGSYVFLRVGYGWTDWHPVPHNSIPGLINTYLLLTSSFCIVLALVAAEKGSRRGLIAGLTTTLLLGIGFLVNKGIEWYELIHEGLWLSTNIQTSTFFLTTGLHALHVILGLLIIIYLIPRAIGGAYLDDERPVEYFGLYWHFVDIVWLFLFPLFYII; encoded by the coding sequence ATGAGCGAGGACAGTCGACACACCGACAGTGCTGACGGAGCAGACGTGCAGACGGACGGCGGCCACGCACACAGGGGTGAGCAACCGACTGACATCGATTCGACAGTGCGTGATTTCTTCACGAGAGATACGCTCCCGCCGATGAGTTCGGTGAAACGGTGGCTCCTTACGACGAATCACAAGGATGTCGGCATCCTCTACGTCGTAACGTCGCTGTTCTTCCTCATCTTTGGGGGCGTTCTCGCGTTGCTAATGCGAGTCGAGCTGTTAACTCCTACAGCTGACGTTCTCAGCGAGGCGGGATACAACCAGGCGGTATCGATACACGGACTGATCATGATCTTCTGGTTCCTTTCACCGTTCGCCTTCGGTTTTGCGAACTATATTGTCCCGCTACAGATTGGGGCGAAGGATCTCGCATTCCCGCGACTCAACTCGTTGAGCTATTGGCTGTATCTCTTTTCGGGAATTCTCCTCGGCGTCTCCTTCTTTCAGGGGACGAGCTTTTCTGGCGGCTGGACGATGTACGCTCCGTTGAGCGTCCCGACCTACATGCCGAATATCGGTCCGACGACCACGATTCTGTCACTCCTATTGTTCGTCATCTCGGTGACGGTTTCGTCAGTGAATTTCCTGACAACGTTGCACCGAATGCGGGCTGAAGGAATGACACTCCGTCGGATGCCGCTGTTCACGTGGTCGATCCTCCTCACCGTCTGGATGATGCTCTTTGCGTTCGCGGCGTTGCTCGCGGCGCTTTTGATCCTCAGCTCCGATCGCCTTCTCGCTACGACCTACTTCACCGCTCCGGATACTCCCGGAGCGCTGCTCTGGACGCATCTGTTCTGGTTCTTCGGTCATCCCGAGGTGTACATCGTCTTCTTCCCCGCGCTGGGCGTCATGGCAGAGACGTTCCAGACGTTCACCGGAAGACGGCTCGTCGGGCGAAAATGGTTCATCGTGTCGATGTTGTTGGTTGCGCTCCAGAGCTTCCTCGTCTGGATGCACCACATGTTCCTCACGAGCATCAATCTCCAGGTCAAGACGCTCTTCATGTTGACCACAATCGGGATCTCGCTGCCTTTCGACGTCATGGTCTTTGCGCTCATCTACACGATGGTGAAAGGACGGATCCGATTCACCACGCCATTCCTCTTCTCGTTTGGTGCGCTTTTGATTTTCATTATTGGTGGTATCACCGGTGTCTTCCTCGGAGCTGTAGTGCTCGATTACCAACTCCGAGGAACGTACTGGGTCGTTGCGCACTTCCATTACGTCATGGTCGGCGGTGTAACGGCGCTCATCGGCGGACTCTTCTACTGGTATCCCAAGATCACAGGACGGATGTACAACAGGCGGCTCGGAAAAGCCACCTTTGGACTCTTTTTCATCGGGTTCAATCTCCTCTACTTCCCGATGTTCGCCGCATGGAACACACCACGGCGGGTCTTTGAGTATCCAGCGAGCCTCACACCGTGGCATCAACTTGCGACGGTCGGTGGATTCATTCTTGGAATCTCCTTTTTGCTCGTGATCTGGAACCTCTACTGGAGTCTCTGGAACGGTGAGAAAGTTGAGGGCAATCCATGGCGATATGCGTCCACAGCGGAATGGGCAGTTCCCTCCCCACCGCCACTCGAAAACTTCCCCGGGATTCCGAGCTACCGAAGTGGGTCACTCGACTTCCTCGACCGGATCTCGACAACGCAGGCCACCGATGGTGGCGCTGATCCCGAGAGTCTCACTGACGGTGGGAATAGTGAACTCACCACCAGTGATAGCAGCGAACTCACCACTAGCGACACTCACGACCATCACGACAGCCACGCTAGTCCGTGGCCTTTCTTCATTGGCGTTGCTTCGTTTTTCTTCTTCCTTGGATTGTCCGGAATCCATCAAGGCGGCGTCTATACCGCATCGGTCGCTCTCGGACTCGTTCTCGGGGCGGTGTCGCTTCTTGGGTTTGGGATGGAGTCGTTCCACGTTTCAGAACCGGCCCTCGGTGAGCGGTGGCCGTTCGACGGGATCGAGAACACGAAACTCGGCGTTTGGATCTTCCTCGCGTCCGATGTCGTGCTCTTCGGGGCATTTATCGGTTCGTACGTCTTCCTCCGTGTCGGGTACGGCTGGACCGATTGGCATCCTGTTCCCCACAATTCGATTCCGGGACTAATCAACACCTATCTCCTCCTCACGAGCAGTTTCTGTATTGTTCTCGCGCTCGTCGCGGCCGAAAAGGGGAGCAGGCGGGGTCTCATTGCTGGACTGACCACAACGCTTCTCCTCGGCATCGGATTCCTCGTGAACAAGGGGATCGAATGGTACGAACTCATCCACGAAGGGCTGTGGCTCTCGACGAACATCCAGACATCCACGTTCTTCCTCACGACGGGACTGCACGCACTCCACGTCATTCTCGGTCTCTTGATCATTATCTATCTGATCCCGAGAGCGATCGGTGGGGCGTATCTCGATGACGAGCGTCCGGTCGAGTACTTCGGGCTGTACTGGCACTTCGTAGACATCGTCTGGCTGTTCCTCTTCCCGCTCTTCTACATCATCTAG
- a CDS encoding HNH endonuclease produces MTPLSTREGDLEPTEIETTVPPDETPATHCPYCGRPFPTEQLSTLHIGDVHQTEWTGTEHEAYEDVYQTESDELFIYHLKVIAALVFVFFGFSYVYVFVWI; encoded by the coding sequence ATGACACCGCTATCGACACGAGAAGGCGACCTGGAGCCAACAGAGATAGAAACGACCGTTCCACCGGACGAAACGCCGGCCACACACTGTCCGTACTGTGGGCGACCGTTTCCGACAGAGCAACTTAGTACGCTCCATATCGGTGATGTCCACCAAACGGAATGGACCGGAACCGAACACGAGGCGTACGAAGACGTATACCAGACAGAATCCGACGAACTGTTCATCTATCATCTGAAAGTGATCGCTGCACTCGTGTTCGTCTTCTTCGGGTTCTCGTACGTCTACGTGTTCGTGTGGATCTGA
- a CDS encoding cytochrome C oxidase subunit IV family protein encodes MTSTKLYSVIYVVLFVFATAQVAIEFTNIAYWVAVTAILVLSVIKAVVVAAYYQHLKYEPRSITYVMLSGLLTALALTFAASYSIT; translated from the coding sequence ATGACATCAACGAAACTGTACTCAGTGATATACGTCGTCTTGTTCGTGTTCGCAACCGCGCAGGTCGCAATCGAATTCACCAACATCGCCTACTGGGTTGCTGTCACAGCAATCCTAGTGCTGTCGGTGATTAAAGCGGTCGTCGTCGCGGCCTACTATCAACACTTGAAATACGAGCCGCGTTCGATCACGTACGTCATGCTCTCCGGTCTCTTGACGGCGCTTGCACTAACGTTCGCAGCGTCGTACTCGATTACGTGA
- a CDS encoding alpha/beta fold hydrolase, with protein MSNENTAETGIAAVNGTQLYYRTAGDGEPLVLLHAGVADSRMWEAQFEKFAQHHRVIAYDLRGHGQSDMPDDPFTHHHDLTALLDYFDVASAHLLGASAGGAVALNFALEHPDRVKTISLAAAAVEGYQFTDRQTLEGWEEAGAAFEQEAYERAAEIESEMWLAGPYRDLDQLDPELRKLLRDMLLQSYEIAPNGEDLEQELQPSAVSRLDEIEAPVLVIIGDQDRPDILAIAEKLTAQLPTVEKSIILDTAHLPNLERPDLFNERVLDFVNGQPAVRE; from the coding sequence GTGTCCAACGAGAACACAGCAGAAACCGGAATTGCCGCTGTCAACGGCACACAACTGTACTACCGGACAGCGGGTGACGGTGAACCGTTGGTACTCCTCCACGCAGGAGTGGCAGATAGTCGAATGTGGGAGGCTCAGTTCGAGAAGTTCGCACAGCACCACCGCGTTATCGCGTATGATCTACGTGGCCACGGGCAGTCCGATATGCCGGACGATCCATTCACTCACCATCACGATCTCACTGCTCTACTCGATTACTTCGACGTAGCGTCGGCACATTTACTCGGGGCGTCCGCAGGCGGCGCAGTCGCGCTCAACTTCGCACTCGAACATCCGGATCGGGTGAAGACGATATCGCTCGCCGCCGCTGCAGTAGAGGGCTATCAGTTCACCGATCGACAGACGCTCGAAGGGTGGGAAGAAGCCGGGGCTGCGTTCGAACAAGAAGCATACGAGCGTGCAGCTGAAATCGAATCCGAAATGTGGTTGGCTGGCCCGTATCGGGATCTCGATCAACTCGATCCGGAGCTCCGGAAATTGCTCCGTGATATGCTTTTACAGAGCTATGAGATTGCACCGAATGGAGAGGACTTAGAACAGGAATTACAGCCGTCCGCTGTTTCCCGACTCGATGAAATTGAAGCCCCAGTACTGGTCATAATAGGAGATCAGGACCGCCCGGATATCCTCGCAATTGCCGAGAAACTGACCGCGCAGCTTCCAACCGTGGAAAAATCGATTATTCTCGATACAGCTCATCTGCCGAATCTCGAACGACCCGACTTGTTCAATGAGCGTGTACTCGATTTCGTAAACGGACAGCCCGCAGTGCGAGAGTAG
- the coxB gene encoding cytochrome c oxidase subunit II: protein MSPISGIGGLIARRLLIGSNGHIVHVLQTTDLKTMHDIFSNIFRVFLILGTLVGVVVISYMVYNAFKYRENVDEQLESESYTELESKLESDVDRPQLGELPSGSGGGKKLGVSFFFSAVIVISLIVWTYGLLMDVEGGPPDTADQIEVKVVGQQFSWQFIYPNGHTSSTLRVPEGKTVRLSITSRDVFHNFGISAFDLKADAIPGQTTDTWFQPQETGTYQAKCFELCGEGHSTMESEVIVMKPDKFDKWYAGTKNSTQNKNSPTNTTAASHAIGDVSVRAGTTVVR from the coding sequence GTGTCACCGATATCCGGGATAGGTGGACTCATTGCTCGACGGTTGCTCATCGGTAGCAACGGACACATCGTTCACGTCTTGCAGACAACGGATCTGAAGACGATGCACGACATCTTCTCGAATATCTTCCGGGTGTTCCTGATACTAGGAACGCTCGTCGGCGTGGTTGTCATCTCCTATATGGTGTACAACGCGTTCAAATACCGGGAGAATGTCGATGAACAACTTGAGAGTGAGTCCTACACAGAACTAGAATCCAAGCTCGAATCGGACGTCGATCGGCCACAACTCGGTGAACTTCCATCGGGAAGTGGCGGCGGAAAGAAACTGGGTGTCTCATTCTTTTTCAGCGCGGTCATCGTTATCAGCCTCATCGTTTGGACCTACGGCCTCCTCATGGATGTCGAGGGTGGACCACCCGATACAGCCGATCAGATTGAAGTCAAAGTTGTCGGCCAACAGTTTTCGTGGCAGTTCATCTATCCGAACGGCCACACGAGTAGCACACTCCGAGTTCCTGAGGGGAAGACAGTGCGGCTCTCGATTACATCGAGGGATGTCTTTCATAACTTCGGGATATCGGCATTCGATTTGAAGGCGGATGCGATTCCCGGACAGACCACGGATACGTGGTTCCAACCCCAAGAAACTGGCACCTACCAAGCGAAATGTTTCGAGCTCTGTGGCGAGGGCCACTCGACGATGGAGTCGGAGGTCATTGTGATGAAACCAGATAAATTCGACAAGTGGTACGCCGGTACGAAGAATAGCACGCAAAACAAGAACTCTCCCACGAACACGACTGCGGCCAGTCACGCGATTGGCGATGTTTCAGTCAGGGCTGGCACGACGGTGGTTCGATGA